From the Pseudomonadota bacterium genome, one window contains:
- a CDS encoding nicotinate-nucleotide adenylyltransferase, which translates to MKRPASRARPAPVKTAAPAGGLRSGLRVGLFGGSFNPAHEGHLHVSLEAIKRLGLDELWWLVSPQNPLKPTRGMAPFEQRLAAARRLARHPAIRVSDCERRWHSHYSADTIERLRRRHPRHRFVWVMGADNLADFERWRRWQDIFKALPIAIFDRRTYAQSASASKPLKRFGRYRLPERAARLLALQYPPVWTYFHGRLHAASSSAIRAGAADPRNENSAAGRNNERGDGR; encoded by the coding sequence ATGAAGCGCCCCGCATCGCGCGCCCGCCCGGCACCGGTAAAAACTGCGGCGCCCGCCGGTGGCCTGCGCAGTGGCCTGCGCGTTGGCCTGTTCGGCGGCTCGTTCAATCCGGCGCATGAAGGTCATCTTCATGTCAGCCTCGAGGCCATCAAACGGCTCGGTTTGGATGAACTCTGGTGGCTGGTGTCGCCGCAGAACCCGCTTAAACCAACGCGCGGCATGGCGCCGTTCGAGCAGCGTTTGGCCGCGGCGCGGCGCCTCGCCCGCCATCCGGCGATTCGGGTGAGCGATTGCGAGCGGCGCTGGCACAGCCACTACAGTGCCGATACCATTGAGCGTCTGCGCCGGCGCCATCCGCGCCATCGTTTCGTCTGGGTCATGGGCGCCGACAATCTGGCCGATTTCGAGCGCTGGCGCCGCTGGCAGGATATCTTCAAAGCGCTTCCCATTGCGATATTCGATCGCCGGACTTATGCTCAATCGGCCTCGGCGAGCAAGCCGCTCAAGCGATTTGGCCGCTATCGATTGCCGGAACGGGCCGCGCGCTTGCTTGCTCTACAGTACCCGCCGGTTTGGACATATTTTCATGGCCGGCTGCACGCTGCGTCGTCAAGCGCGATTCGCGCCGGTGCGGCAGACCCGCGCAACGAAAACAGCGCTGCGGGCCGAAATAACGAAAGAGGAGACGGTCGATAA
- a CDS encoding glutamate-5-semialdehyde dehydrogenase — protein MSAVKSTESNALEAQMAALGTNARAAGRVLAITPTAAKRAAIEAAADALAAGRNVIIQANAEDMNQARAAQLNAAMLDRLALDDARVDAMVTGLREVAALDDPVGRALGDWSRPNGLRIERVSVPIGVIGIIYESRPNVTADAGALCLMSGNAAILRAGSESSRSSHAIAACLRHGLSAAGLPQDCIQLVPTNDRAAVGILLAMDEDVDIIVPRGGRSLIERVKEESRIPVLAHLDGICHVYVHAAADADKARDVTFNAKMRRTGICGAAETLLIDRAALAMLPAILAPLHEAGCEVRGDAEVCALDSAAVAASAVDWDTEYLDAIISVAVVASLEDAIRHVNLHGSHHTDAIISEDQAAAARFLDEVDSAIVVHNASTQFADGGEFGMGAEIGISNGKLHARGPVGVEQLTTYKYKVHGAGQVRP, from the coding sequence ATGAGCGCCGTAAAATCGACTGAATCGAACGCCCTGGAAGCGCAGATGGCGGCGCTCGGCACCAACGCCCGAGCTGCCGGGCGGGTGCTCGCGATTACGCCCACGGCGGCCAAGCGCGCTGCCATCGAAGCGGCGGCGGATGCCCTGGCGGCGGGGCGCAATGTCATCATCCAAGCCAATGCCGAGGATATGAACCAGGCGCGCGCCGCCCAGCTAAACGCCGCCATGCTCGATCGCCTGGCTCTCGATGACGCGCGTGTCGACGCCATGGTCACCGGCCTGCGCGAGGTCGCGGCGCTCGATGATCCGGTGGGCCGGGCCTTGGGTGATTGGTCGCGGCCCAATGGCTTGCGCATTGAGCGCGTTTCGGTGCCGATCGGCGTGATCGGTATTATTTACGAATCCCGGCCCAATGTGACCGCCGATGCCGGCGCGCTATGCCTGATGTCGGGCAATGCCGCTATCCTGCGCGCAGGCTCTGAGAGTTCGCGTTCTTCGCACGCCATCGCGGCCTGTCTGCGGCACGGCCTGAGCGCCGCCGGCCTGCCGCAAGATTGCATTCAACTGGTGCCAACCAACGACCGCGCCGCAGTCGGCATCCTGTTGGCCATGGACGAGGATGTCGACATCATCGTGCCACGCGGTGGGCGCTCCCTGATCGAGCGTGTTAAGGAAGAGAGCCGCATCCCGGTGCTGGCCCATCTTGATGGCATTTGCCATGTTTATGTCCATGCGGCGGCGGATGCGGACAAGGCGCGCGACGTGACGTTCAACGCAAAAATGCGCCGCACCGGCATATGCGGCGCCGCCGAGACCCTGCTGATCGATCGCGCCGCGCTTGCCATGTTGCCAGCGATACTGGCGCCGCTCCATGAAGCCGGCTGCGAAGTGCGCGGAGATGCGGAGGTGTGCGCCCTCGATTCCGCCGCCGTTGCCGCCAGCGCCGTGGATTGGGATACCGAATATCTCGATGCCATCATTTCTGTCGCGGTAGTCGCGTCGCTGGAGGACGCCATCCGCCACGTCAATTTACATGGCTCGCACCATACCGACGCCATCATCAGCGAGGATCAAGCCGCCGCCGCGCGCTTCCTGGACGAAGTCGACAGCGCCATCGTGGTGCATAATGCCTCGACCCAATTCGCCGATGGCGGCGAGTTCGGCATGGGTGCCGAAATCGGTATTTCCAACGGCAAACTACATGCTCGCGGGCCGGTCGGCGTCGAACAATTGACGACCTATAAATACAAAGTCCACGGCGCTGGCCAGGTGCGCCCCTGA
- the rlmH gene encoding 23S rRNA (pseudouridine(1915)-N(3))-methyltransferase RlmH yields the protein MRIAVLAIGRARNDPATRIFDDYMARLPWPHELRELQENRPLKADKRKQREADLLLGAVPERALAVALDGGGKMLSSEEFARRIGAWRDDGVPCLAFLIGGADGHGAAVLKRADLTLSFGAMVWPHLLVRAMLAEQLWRAASILNGHPYHRA from the coding sequence GTGCGAATAGCCGTTCTTGCCATCGGCCGGGCGCGCAACGATCCGGCAACACGCATCTTCGATGATTATATGGCGCGCCTGCCCTGGCCGCACGAGCTCCGGGAATTACAGGAAAACCGCCCGCTCAAGGCGGATAAGCGCAAACAGCGTGAAGCCGATCTTTTGCTTGGCGCTGTTCCCGAGCGCGCCTTGGCCGTCGCTCTCGACGGCGGCGGAAAGATGCTGTCGAGCGAGGAGTTTGCGCGGCGCATCGGCGCCTGGCGCGACGACGGCGTACCCTGTCTGGCGTTTCTCATCGGCGGCGCCGATGGCCACGGCGCGGCGGTGTTGAAGCGCGCCGATCTCACGCTCTCTTTCGGCGCGATGGTGTGGCCACATCTGCTGGTGCGCGCGATGCTGGCCGAGCAGCTGTGGCGCGCCGCCAGCATCTTGAACGGCCATCCCTATCATCGCGCTTGA
- the proB gene encoding glutamate 5-kinase, translated as MTPVITPSLRQARRLVIKIGSALLVDEAAGAIQHARLAGLAEDVVQLRRAGAEVMIVTSGAIAVGRRHLGFPAGPLKLEEKQAAAACGQVRLAHAYLEALAAHQITAAQILLTIDDTEERRRYLNARNTINTLLAAGAVPIINENDTVATAEIRFGDNDRLAARVAAMMSADTLLLLSTIDGMYSADPSRDSTAEWIPRIDVITPEIEAAAGAAGSADASGGMLTKLAAARIAMAAGCHMVIARGDIDRPVAALQAGARCTWFVSKATPRAARKHWIAGSLQPRGTLTIDAGAEAALLAGRSLLPAGVGAVEGDFERGEAVTVRGAGRGLIGRGLCAYSAADARRIMGHKTGEIERILGYRGRDAIIHRDDLVLEESA; from the coding sequence ATGACTCCGGTCATAACGCCCAGCCTGCGACAGGCGCGCCGCCTGGTCATCAAGATCGGCTCCGCATTGCTGGTCGATGAAGCTGCGGGCGCTATTCAGCATGCCCGCTTGGCCGGGTTGGCCGAGGATGTCGTCCAATTGCGCCGCGCCGGCGCCGAAGTGATGATCGTCACCTCGGGCGCCATCGCCGTCGGGCGGCGTCATCTCGGGTTTCCCGCCGGGCCGCTCAAGCTCGAAGAGAAGCAGGCAGCGGCGGCGTGCGGCCAGGTCCGCCTCGCCCATGCCTATCTGGAGGCTCTCGCCGCCCACCAGATCACCGCGGCACAAATCCTGCTGACCATCGACGATACCGAAGAGCGCCGCCGCTATCTCAATGCGCGCAACACCATCAACACGCTGTTGGCCGCCGGCGCGGTGCCGATCATCAATGAAAACGACACCGTGGCGACGGCGGAGATTCGCTTCGGCGACAATGACCGCTTGGCGGCGCGGGTAGCCGCTATGATGAGCGCCGACACTCTATTGCTGCTGTCCACCATCGACGGCATGTACAGCGCCGATCCATCGCGCGACAGCACAGCCGAATGGATTCCCCGCATTGACGTGATCACGCCGGAGATCGAAGCGGCGGCAGGTGCCGCCGGCTCGGCCGATGCGTCGGGCGGTATGCTGACCAAGCTCGCGGCGGCGCGTATCGCGATGGCCGCCGGTTGCCACATGGTCATCGCGCGCGGCGATATCGACCGCCCGGTTGCGGCGCTCCAAGCCGGCGCGCGCTGCACCTGGTTCGTCTCCAAGGCGACGCCGCGCGCGGCGCGCAAGCATTGGATCGCGGGCAGCCTCCAGCCGCGTGGCACGCTCACAATCGATGCCGGCGCCGAAGCGGCGCTTTTGGCTGGGCGCAGCCTGTTGCCGGCCGGCGTCGGCGCGGTCGAAGGCGATTTCGAGCGTGGCGAAGCGGTCACCGTCAGGGGCGCTGGCCGCGGCCTGATCGGGCGCGGTCTATGCGCCTATTCGGCGGCAGATGCGCGCCGCATCATGGGCCATAAAACGGGTGAAATAGAGCGCATACTCGGATACCGTGGCCGCGACGCCATTATCCATCGGGACGATCTGGTGTTGGAAGAAAGCGCCTGA
- the obgE gene encoding GTPase ObgE codes for MRFLDQAKIYVASGAGGNGCVAFRRERNIPLGGPDGGNGGRGGSVVVLGVTDLNTLIDFRYKQHFRAARGRHGQGSQRTGANAPDLIIKVPLGTQLFEDDRETLIADITRPGQRIVLTPGGGGGYGNSHYKSSTNRSPQRADPGQDMQERWVWLRLKLLADAGIIGLPNAGKSTFLAAVSQARPKIADYPFTTLKPQLGVVVVDSHDYVLADIPGLIEGAHEGSGLGDRFLGHIERCAVLLHLVDGTEPDPGAAYRTVRGELSAYGEGLADKPEIVCLNKCDALDAARRDRRLKSLAAAVGGPVTALSGASGEGVEEALRGLWRAVEEKKRAAAEAAEAAAAVAAGGAGAKPEKPVYDPLAGYSGRQS; via the coding sequence ATGCGCTTTTTAGACCAGGCCAAGATATATGTCGCGAGCGGCGCCGGCGGCAACGGCTGCGTCGCATTCCGGCGCGAGCGCAACATACCGCTCGGCGGGCCCGACGGCGGCAATGGCGGGCGCGGCGGCTCGGTGGTGGTGCTCGGCGTAACCGACCTCAATACCCTAATCGATTTCCGCTACAAACAGCATTTCCGGGCGGCGCGCGGCCGCCATGGTCAGGGTTCCCAGCGCACCGGCGCGAACGCGCCCGATCTGATCATTAAGGTGCCGCTTGGCACGCAGCTCTTCGAAGATGACCGCGAGACACTGATCGCCGACATCACCCGGCCCGGCCAGCGAATCGTGCTCACCCCGGGCGGCGGTGGCGGCTATGGCAACAGCCACTATAAATCCTCGACAAATCGATCGCCGCAGCGCGCCGATCCCGGCCAGGATATGCAGGAGCGCTGGGTATGGCTGCGCCTGAAGCTGCTCGCCGATGCCGGCATCATCGGCCTGCCCAATGCCGGTAAATCGACCTTTCTTGCCGCTGTCAGCCAGGCCCGGCCGAAGATCGCCGATTATCCCTTCACCACCCTCAAACCGCAGCTCGGCGTGGTGGTGGTCGATAGTCATGACTATGTACTCGCCGATATTCCCGGGCTGATCGAAGGCGCGCATGAGGGTTCGGGCCTGGGCGACCGGTTTCTTGGCCATATCGAGCGCTGCGCTGTGCTGCTGCACCTTGTTGATGGCACCGAACCAGACCCGGGCGCGGCGTACCGCACTGTCCGCGGCGAGCTGTCCGCGTACGGTGAAGGATTGGCCGACAAGCCGGAAATCGTTTGCCTCAACAAATGTGACGCCCTGGACGCCGCGCGTCGCGACCGCCGGCTCAAATCCTTGGCGGCGGCAGTGGGCGGCCCGGTAACCGCTCTTTCCGGCGCCTCGGGCGAAGGCGTGGAAGAAGCGCTACGCGGATTGTGGCGCGCGGTCGAAGAGAAAAAGCGCGCAGCAGCAGAAGCAGCAGAGGCAGCTGCCGCCGTCGCTGCCGGCGGCGCAGGCGCGAAACCAGAAAAGCCGGTTTACGATCCGTTGGCCGGCTACTCAGGACGCCAGTCATGA
- the rsfS gene encoding ribosome silencing factor: MRRAVIKELEDVKAEDIVTIALNGKSDIADYMIVATGRSQRQVGAAAERVRKAAKTLSGKLVAVEGLPACDWVLVDTGDVIVHIFRPEVREFYNLEKMWLADLPLDSADGVAEGAL, from the coding sequence ATGCGCCGCGCCGTTATCAAGGAACTCGAAGACGTCAAGGCCGAAGACATTGTGACCATCGCCTTGAACGGAAAATCCGATATTGCTGATTATATGATCGTCGCGACGGGCCGTTCGCAGCGCCAAGTCGGCGCGGCCGCCGAGCGCGTGCGCAAGGCGGCCAAGACATTGTCCGGCAAATTGGTCGCCGTCGAGGGTTTGCCGGCCTGCGATTGGGTGCTGGTCGATACCGGCGATGTGATCGTCCATATCTTCCGGCCTGAGGTGCGCGAATTCTATAATCTCGAAAAAATGTGGCTGGCGGATTTGCCACTCGATTCGGCGGACGGTGTCGCGGAGGGCGCGCTATAG